In Candidatus Bathyarchaeia archaeon, the genomic window CTTCATCTTAGGAGACACAGTCATGGTGAAGACCGGAAGCGCCGCCCTCTTCATGTCCACGCTCGGCTACAGGGCAGTAACTCTGGAGGGAGATGTGTTTGAGCCTAGGGGGACGATTGAAACCGGTTACCGGCATGATGCGGATTTGTGGAACCTAGACAGCGAGGACTCTAGAAACATCGAAACTTTAGCTGAAAATCTTCAAAAACTCATATCCCAAAGAGAGGATGAGCTCTCCAAGCTCAACAACAATCTAGCCGAGTTAAGGGGAAAAGAGATCCAAATTGAAGGAAAGGTGAAGACACTGGAGGCGAAGGTGAAGGAACTCCGAGATGCGCAGGCGAAACTTCAATCAATCCGCGGTGAAACGATACGTTTGCTGGAAAAGCTGAAACTAGAGCTTCAGGAATCGGTGGAGCGATGTTCAAAGCTAAAGGAGGAGGAGATGGGTTTAGAGTCTAAAATCATGGGCTTGGAGTCGAAGAAAAAGGAGTTGATGCAACGTGTGAAGGCGACGGAGATCACGGAGTTGGAGGGAAGAGCCTCTGAGCTCAACGCCTCATTGTACGAGCTGGATAATAGAATCCACGAGTTGGAGAAAAACTTAGCCATATCAAATTCGGACTTAGCCTACGTGGTTAGAAGGCTGTTGGAGTTGGATGAGGCGATTCCACGCTTCGTCAAGGAAGCTGAGGAGGCTGAAGAATCGGTGAATAAGCTTCAAGGCTCGAAGGCCATACGTTCAGGTGAGGTCAGCCAACTAAACGAGATGAAAAATCGTTTAACTGAGGAAGTCCTAAGCATCGATGGAAGAAAACGCTCAGTCATGGAGCGTTTGAGGGAGGTTGAGGAGAGGTTGCAAAGTGTTTTCAAGTCGTTGGAAGAGAAGACGGCGGAGCTTTCCAGGGTTAAAGAGCTTCTAAAGGAGAGGGAAATTGAGAAAACCTTCCTGATCAGGGATCTCAGAAACCTAGGGTTTGCAACTCCCTTGGAAACAGAGGATGTGGAGGTGGATAAAACCCAGGAAGTCATGGCTCAGCTTAACAAGGAGCTTGATGAAATTGGGGCTGTGAACGAGCTGGCTGAGCAGCAGTACGCTGAGTATATGAAGAACTACAAGCAGTTGTCCACGAAGATCAACGAGCTGGAGGAGGAGAAGATAGCGATCCTAAGGTTCATGGCGGAGCTTGATCAGAAAAAGAAGGCCGCTTTCTTGGACGCGTTTAAAAAGGTTGAAAGGAACTTCAGCGAAATCTTCTCCAAGATAACGGGTGGAGGAGTTGGCAGGCTTATCCTGGAAAACGTGGAGGATCCCTTCAGCGGAGGAGTCGAGGTAAAACTAGCTTTCCCGGGGAAAAGGGAGTTTTCCATCAGCGGGGCCAGTGGAGGAGAGAAGTCCGTGGCCACGGTGTGTTTCATAATCGCGTTGCAGGTGATTCAACCCATGCCCTTCTACATGTTCGATGAAATAGACGCGCATCTAGACCCTCTCAACGCTCAGAGGCTCGCGGACCTGTTGAAAGAGCGATCCAAGGGATGTCAGTTCGTGATCATCTCCCTGAAGGATACAACCATATCCCGGGGAGATAGGGTTTACGGGGTTTACATCGAAAAGGGCGCTTCAAGGATCGTTTCCCTCCCGATCCCTGAAATGGTGGTTTAAAATGGATGAGAAACCATTCTGGCTGAACCCCCCATACGTTATACTCTTTGACCTCATAAGGCTGTATAAGGTTAAGCCCTGGGAAGTTAACCTGAAACAAATCCTCATGGAGTTCATGCGGGAGATGAGGAGTAGGGGGTTCATCGACTTCTCAGCGTCGGGAACCGCTTTACTCTCCTCCTCCATCATCCATAGGTTGAAGTCTGAGGCCTTGCTTAAAATGGAGCAGCCGCCGAGAAGGGCTCCGCCCAGACCTGAAGAAAGCGTCCCCCCTCCGTTGCCCATGCCGCTGAGATTTGAGTATACCTCAACCTCCATCGAAGACATCATAGAGGCGCTCATTTCAGCCCTAGACATGGAGGCTAAGGCGTTCAAGCCGGGTAAAGCCCTTACCTCAGCCGCCTACATGGAGCCCAGCATGGATGAGTTTTTCCTAAACATTGAATCCAAGGTTGAGGAGCTGTATGGGATCCTCGTGGAAATGGCTTTAAGATACGGTCCAGCGGTTTCCTTCATCCAGCTGTGCAGAAACCTCACCATGCTCGAGGTCGTTAGAAGATTCATCCTACTGCTGTTCTTGGCCCAAGGGGGGAAGATTACCCTCCAACAAAGGGAAGGTGGAAAAGACATAGAAATCCTCATCCATGAGGCGATCCCCGGTGAGCGAGCTGAGTGAAGCGGATAAAATCGCTTTGATTGAGGCGAGCCTATACGTCACTGGAAGACCGTTAACCGTTAAGACCATCGCCTCGACCATAGGTTTAAGATCTGAGGCCAAAGTCAGGGAGCTCACCCGCCGCTTAATCAAAAGATATGAGGAAACCCCTACCGCCCTCCAAATCGTCGAGATGAACGATGGGCGATTCATCATGCAGCTGAAGCCCCAATACGCTGAGCCCGTTAAAAAACTTGTTAAGAAAAAGGTTTTAAGCAAAGGTCCTCTGAGGACCTTGGCCTTCATAGCCTTCAAGCAACCCGTCACACAAGCCTACGTGTGTAAGGTGAGGGGGAAGCCTGCGTACCATCACATACGACAGTTGAAGGATATGGGGTTCGTGGTGGATGAGAAACTTGGTAGAACAAGCGTTATCAGAACAACGGAAACCTTCGCCGACTATTTTAACCTAAGCCATAACTTGAAGGTGATGAAGAAGCAGCTGCAAAGCCTTTTCCTACAGAACAAGGGTACGGAGGAGTGGAAAAGTGACGATACGTTTATATTGCAAACTACGGGAAACACAAGTTCCCAGGGAAGTAGTGGAAAATGACGGTGTGGCATGGAGACCTCCATAAGAGGAAGAAGACCGGTGGGAGGAAAAGACCTTACCGGGGGAAAAGAGCGTTTGAGCGTGGATCCCCGCCTACTGAAACACGTATCGGTGAAAGGAAGCTGAAGGTGGTGAAGGGTAGGGGAGGGGTCCTTAAATACCGTCTTTTCTCAGGGAAAATGGTGAACGTAGTGGACCCTAACACAGGTAAGGCTGAGAAGGCTGAAATAAAGAAGGTGGTTGAAAACAGGGCTAACAGGGAGTTTCAGAAGAGAGGTGTAATCACGAAGGGCGCCGTGGTGGAAACTACAAGCGGCAAGGTGAAAGTTACCTCTAGGCCAGGCCAGCACGGTGTCATCAACGGCGTCCTAATTGAGAGAGCTTGAGAAAGGCAGTCATGAAGCTTCCAGGCAAAATGGTTGTTTGGCCCGCTTACCTAGATTCTCGTAAACCCAGAAGCAAAGGGAGAAAAATACCGAAAGGAGTCGCGGTTGAGGCTCCGAGGCTTGAAGAAGTCGCTGAAGCCGCAAAAAGGCTTGGCTTAAACCCCGAAGTTATCCGTGAGGCGTCCCTGCCGCATACATGGTGGGTGAAGACAGGTTACGTCACGGTTGATAAGGTAGCTACGCGGAAGACAAGTCTGTTGAAAGATTTAGCCAAGCAAATCTCCTCCATGAGGAGAGAATCCTCTCTAAAGGCGAAAAGGCCCGGGGAACACCCTAAGGCTTAACAGGCGACCCTTAATGAAAGATGACGACGATGTTAGAGGAGCGGGTTTCAAAGAGGCTGAGAGGCTGTCCACGGCTTTAAAAAAGTGGTTGAAAGCGTGCGGCGTTAAGGTTGGATCGGAGAGGATTAAGGTTGATGAAGCGGTAAACCGGTTCTCCTCCATCGAAGTTGTGTCCCCGGTGGACATCCCACCCTTCAACAGGTCGGCGGTGGACGGGTACGCGGTCAAAGCTGAGGACCTGCGGGACGCTTCCCCCCTCAACCCCATTTCCTTGAAGGTGAGGGGCGCGATTCCTGTAGAGGGCCCGATGAGCGTAGAGGTGAACGCTGGGGAAGCGGTTGAGGTAACTACAGGCTCTCCCGTACCTGAGGGTGCGGACGCGGTGGTGATGTTGGAGCAGGTTAAACGCGTCGGGGACGAAGCTCAAGTTTCCTCGATCGTTAAGCCCTTCGAGAACATTGTTTTGAAGGGTGAAGACTACAGCGTAGGCGAGGTTGTTTTGAATAGAGGTGCTCGGATCACGCCTTTCGAAGTAGGGGTGTTGAAGGCCATGGGATTCGAGGAGGTGAATGTGGCTTGTAAACCCAGGGTCGGCATCGGATCCACTGGAGGAGAGGTTGTGGAGTCTGTTAAGAACGCCCATGGGTTTCGAGTAGTTGATTTTAACAGGCCCACTCTCATCGCCCTGTTGAAGGAAATGGGCGCAGAGCCCATAGATTTGGGAATACTGGGAGATGAAGCGGGTCGGGTTTCCAGCGCGGTTAGGGAGGCTTTGAATAGTTGCGACCTCATCGTCTTGACGGGCGGGGCCTCAGTTGGTTTAAGGGATGTCACTGTGGCCGCGGTTAAAACCCTGGAAGGCCATAACCTGATTGCTCACGGCTTGAGCGTTAGACCTGGAATGCCGACTGGCCTTTGGACCGTAAAGGGGAAGCCTGTAGCCACATTGCCCGGTCATCCCGCCGCCGCCGTAATATCCTTTCTCAAACTGGTTAGACCGATGCTGTATCATTTGATGGATGCATGTTGGGAGGAGCCGTTTCATGTCCAGGCAACGTTAACCCGTAGAGTCGCTTCCCCCACGGGGGTTAGAAGCTACGTTAGGGTTCGCGTGAAGAGAGACGGCGGAGAGCTGAAAGCTGAGCCTGTTAGGGTTCACGGCGCCTCCATGATGTCAAGCCTAGCGAAGGCCAATGGAATATTGGAGGTCCCTGAAGACGTGGAAGGATACGAGGCCGGTGACCGGGTTAAGGTAACTTTGATTAAACATGTAACCCGAGGACGCGTTGAGGATGAGGAAGATCTTTAGGAGGCTTGTCACCGTAGAAGAAGCGGCGGCGGTGATAAGGGAAAGACTCCCCTTAGATAATCTTAAAACGGAGTTAACTCCGATAATTGAAGCGTTGGGAAGGGTTCTAGCCGAAGACGTCGTTTCGCCGCTGGATGTCCCAGGCTTCGACAGGTCTGCGATGGATGGATATGCGGTCAGAGCTGAAGACACCTATCGCGCTGATGAAGCCAAGCCGGTGAACCTTAGGTTGAAAGGCAGGGTTGAGGCGGGGCATTCCACCGATCTAGAGGTTTCTGTCGGCGAGGCGGTGGAGGTTTCCACCGGGGCGCCTATCCCCCGGGGGGCGAACGCGGTGGTGATGGTGGAGCATACGGTGGAGGATCATGGCGTGATCCAAGTGTTCCATTCAGTATCCCCAGGAGAGAACATAACCTCCACGGGCTCCGACATCTCCATTGGAGAAGTAGCTCTTAGAAGGGGGTCCGTGATCAATTACCGTGAGATAGGCGTTTTGGCGGCTTTGGGCCGAAGCCAGGTGCGGGTATACGCTAGACCTAGGGTGGCGATTTTGTCCACCGGCGACGAGTTGGTGAGCCCAGGTTTAACGCTGAATAACTTTCAGCTCTACGATGTAAACTCTTACTCGCTGTTCGCCGCTGTTCAAGAAGCAGGATGCTCCCCGATCTTGATGGGCGTTGTAAGGGACGACGAGCTTGAATTCAAATCAAGCTTGATGAAAGCCTTAAACTCTGCGGACGTTGTCGTCACCTCCGGCAGCACCTCAGCCGGCTTCGGAGACATGATGTACAGGGTTCTGGAGGAATTGGAGCCCGGATCCATTTTAATCCATGGGCTTTCAGTCAAGCCTGGAAAACCCACATTGGTCGCTCGGGTGATGGGGAAACCCGTCTTCGGGTTACCGGGATACCCAGCGTCAGCCATGACCATATTCAACGTGCTCGTCAAACCCTACTTGGCTTCACTTTCACGGCTTAAACCCCTTGAAGGAGGCGTTGTAGAAGCCAGGTTCGCGGTGAAGTTGGTTAAGGCTGGGGGGAGGAGGGAACTCATGCCGGTTCATGTAATAGGAGAGGAGGGCGGAGGCTTGGTCGCTTACCCCATTCTAAAGGGGTCGGGAGCCGTCACATCCTTCTCCCTAGCCGACGGGTTCATCGACATCCCAGCTCATTTAAATTTCTTGGAGGAAGGGGAGGTCGTGAACGTCAATCTCTACAGCCCCAGGCTTAGACCCGCGAGCCTAGTTTTAATAGGAAGCCATTGCCCCGCGGTGGACCATGCAGTTTCCATATTGATTAACCGCGATCCAAACTGCCGGGTTAAGGCTATCAATGTGGGGTCCACGGCTGGGTTAAACGCCGCTGTCAGAGGTGAAGCGGATTTAGCGGGGATCCACCTACTGCACAGGTCAGGCGTTTACAACGAGCCATACGTGAGAGATAAACCCTTGATGCTGGTGAGGGGCTATAATAGGTTGCAGGGATTCGTTTTCAGGAAGAACGTAACCTTCAACGGGTTTGAAGACCTATTGTCCGGCAGGTTAACCTTCATAAACAGGAACAAAGGATCGGGGACAAGGGCTCTAATAGACATCCTGCTTGAAGGCTACTGCCGTGAGGTGAATTTAA contains:
- a CDS encoding molybdopterin biosynthesis protein codes for the protein MRKIFRRLVTVEEAAAVIRERLPLDNLKTELTPIIEALGRVLAEDVVSPLDVPGFDRSAMDGYAVRAEDTYRADEAKPVNLRLKGRVEAGHSTDLEVSVGEAVEVSTGAPIPRGANAVVMVEHTVEDHGVIQVFHSVSPGENITSTGSDISIGEVALRRGSVINYREIGVLAALGRSQVRVYARPRVAILSTGDELVSPGLTLNNFQLYDVNSYSLFAAVQEAGCSPILMGVVRDDELEFKSSLMKALNSADVVVTSGSTSAGFGDMMYRVLEELEPGSILIHGLSVKPGKPTLVARVMGKPVFGLPGYPASAMTIFNVLVKPYLASLSRLKPLEGGVVEARFAVKLVKAGGRRELMPVHVIGEEGGGLVAYPILKGSGAVTSFSLADGFIDIPAHLNFLEEGEVVNVNLYSPRLRPASLVLIGSHCPAVDHAVSILINRDPNCRVKAINVGSTAGLNAAVRGEADLAGIHLLHRSGVYNEPYVRDKPLMLVRGYNRLQGFVFRKNVTFNGFEDLLSGRLTFINRNKGSGTRALIDILLEGYCREVNLSYRQAAEKIKGFNVECKTHSSVASAVKAGKADVGVAVKAYAEWYDLNFEPISVEEYDFAVRRDKVSKLEVKAFIETLKSDEFKVEVESKIPGVTVPEDAGEPKPLKKDETKKMEDNGL
- a CDS encoding signal recognition particle subunit SRP19/SEC65 family protein, whose amino-acid sequence is MRKAVMKLPGKMVVWPAYLDSRKPRSKGRKIPKGVAVEAPRLEEVAEAAKRLGLNPEVIREASLPHTWWVKTGYVTVDKVATRKTSLLKDLAKQISSMRRESSLKAKRPGEHPKA
- the scpB gene encoding SMC-Scp complex subunit ScpB; its protein translation is MSELSEADKIALIEASLYVTGRPLTVKTIASTIGLRSEAKVRELTRRLIKRYEETPTALQIVEMNDGRFIMQLKPQYAEPVKKLVKKKVLSKGPLRTLAFIAFKQPVTQAYVCKVRGKPAYHHIRQLKDMGFVVDEKLGRTSVIRTTETFADYFNLSHNLKVMKKQLQSLFLQNKGTEEWKSDDTFILQTTGNTSSQGSSGK
- a CDS encoding 30S ribosomal protein S8e, translated to MTVWHGDLHKRKKTGGRKRPYRGKRAFERGSPPTETRIGERKLKVVKGRGGVLKYRLFSGKMVNVVDPNTGKAEKAEIKKVVENRANREFQKRGVITKGAVVETTSGKVKVTSRPGQHGVINGVLIERA
- a CDS encoding molybdopterin molybdotransferase MoeA, with translation MKDDDDVRGAGFKEAERLSTALKKWLKACGVKVGSERIKVDEAVNRFSSIEVVSPVDIPPFNRSAVDGYAVKAEDLRDASPLNPISLKVRGAIPVEGPMSVEVNAGEAVEVTTGSPVPEGADAVVMLEQVKRVGDEAQVSSIVKPFENIVLKGEDYSVGEVVLNRGARITPFEVGVLKAMGFEEVNVACKPRVGIGSTGGEVVESVKNAHGFRVVDFNRPTLIALLKEMGAEPIDLGILGDEAGRVSSAVREALNSCDLIVLTGGASVGLRDVTVAAVKTLEGHNLIAHGLSVRPGMPTGLWTVKGKPVATLPGHPAAAVISFLKLVRPMLYHLMDACWEEPFHVQATLTRRVASPTGVRSYVRVRVKRDGGELKAEPVRVHGASMMSSLAKANGILEVPEDVEGYEAGDRVKVTLIKHVTRGRVEDEEDL